A DNA window from Helianthus annuus cultivar XRQ/B chromosome 15, HanXRQr2.0-SUNRISE, whole genome shotgun sequence contains the following coding sequences:
- the LOC118487671 gene encoding probable inactive leucine-rich repeat receptor-like protein kinase At3g03770, producing the protein MSSYHFFHILFLSWAFLISKTHESQTTQSQTLLQIRKHLEYPIQLTNWETFTGDFCNLPPNIHVTIKCEDNLVTELKIMGDKLPKVSFFHGFALQNQTLSQSFSLDSLIVTLTRLTSLKILSLVSLGIWGQLPHKIHRLRSLELLDMSSNFMFGSVPNGISRLQKLQTLTLDKNYFNESIPDHFNSLSNLTILSLKNNNLKGHFPSSISKLTTLTDLALSHNQLSGELPDLTTLSNLKLLDLRDNNLDSELPNLPKKVTTVLLSNNSFSGDIPEQFGQLNQLHHLDISSNTLSGTPPSALFFLPNLTYLNLASNMLSGSLPNSIKCGNKLGFVDISSNRFTGRLPSCLSVVSSNKRVVKFTGNCLLVGHANSQESDCKQMIKKPYWGKALWVLIVVICSAICSISFAIVILIFRKRRRSREIVTLQHTVPKVSDDNAPMEIASDARVVSEASEPGGTQVSTSCRVFSMEDLVEATSNFDQSVFLGEGSIGKVYKGRLENGSYVAIRSLSLFKKCSKRNLKVRLDLISKLRHPHLVSFLGYCIDDSGVEDSTSSRIFLVYEYVSNGNFRAFLSENASERVLKWPDRLAVLIGVAKAVHFLHSGVIPASSSNRLKTNNILLDDYRIAKLSDYGMSVITGELEKLEAKGDGSKSWRLKKLADDVYDFGFILLEALVGPVVSGKGEAFLLNEMTSFGSQDGRQRIVDPIVLTTCSQESLSIVISITNKCISPEPTNRPSFEDVLWNLQYAAQVQTTADLDLKSDGASLC; encoded by the exons ATGAGTTCATACCACTTCTTCCACATCCTCTTTCTTTCATGGGCTTTTTTAATCTCAAAAACACATGAATCACAAACCACACAATCCCAAACTCTTCTCCAAATAAGAAAACATCTTGAGTACCCAATTCAGTTAACAAATTGGGAAACTTTCACTGGTGACTTTTGCAATCTCCCACCAAATATTCATGTAACCATCAAGTGTGAAGATAACTTGGTCACTGAACTCAAAATCATGGGAGATAAGCTTCCAAAGGTCAGTTTTTTTCATGGGTTTGCACTTCAAAACCAAACATTATCCCAATCTTTCTCACTTGATTCCTTAATAGTCACATTGACAAGATTGACTTCACTAAAGATTCTTAGTTTAGTATCTTTAGGAATCTGGGGACAACTTCCTCACAAAATCCACAGGCTCAGATCACTTGAACTCTTGGACATGAGTTCAAACTTCATGTTTGGTTCTGTCCCAAATGGGATTTCAAGATTACAAAAGCTTCAAACCTTAACACTAGATAAAAACTACTTTAATGAATCCATACCTGATCACTTTAATTCACTATCCAACCTCACCATTTTAAGCTTAAAAAACAACAATTTAAAGGGTCATTTCCCTTCTTCAATTTCCAAACTCACAACACTCACAGATTTAGCTCTCTCACACAACCAACTTTCTGGCGAATTACCCGATTTAACCACATTATCCAATCTAAAGTTACTAGATTTGAGAGATAACAATCTAGATTCTGAACTTCCAAACTTACCCAAAAAAGTTACCACAGTTCTTTTAAGCAATAACTCGTTTTCGGGCGACATACCCGAACAATTCGGGCAACTTAATCAACTTCatcacttagacatttcatcgaacaccttgtCGGGTACACCCCCATCCGCTTTATTCTTTTTACCAAACTTAACTTATCTGAATCTTGCATCCAATATGTTAAGTGGGTCACTTCCTAACTCGATCAAATGTGGAAACAAGCTCGGTTTTGTCGATATTTCTAGCAATCGGTTTACGGGTAGGCTTCCGTCTTGTTTAAGCGTAGTTTCTAGTAACAAACGAGTTGTGAAGTTTACTGGGAATTGTTTACTTGTTGGTCACGCAAACAGTCAAGAATCTGACTGTAAACAAATGATCAAGAAACCATATTGGGGTAAAGCTTTGTGGGTTCTAATTGTGGTAATTTGTTCGGCTATATGTTCGATTTCGTTCGCAATTGTTATATTAATCTTTCGTAAACGACGTCGTTCGAGAGAGATAGTTACTCTACAGCACACGGTACCAAAGGTTAGTGACGACAATGCACCAATGGAGATTGCTTCTGACGCAA GGGTTGTTTCTGAAGCATCGGAACCAGGTGGAACGCAGGTTTCGACATCATGTCGAGTGTTTTCCATGGAAGATTTAGTAGAGGCCACTAGCAACTTCGATCAATCGGTGTTTTTGGGTGAAGGATCTATTGGGAAG GTTTACAAAGGGAGACTAGAAAACGGAAGCTATGTTGCTATAAGATCGCTTTCATTGTTCAAAAAATGCTCGAAACGAAACCTGAAAGTCCGGTTGGATTTGATTTCAAAGCTTCGGCACCCGCATCTGGTTAGCTTCTTGGGTTATTGCATCGACGACAGTGGAGTAGAAGATTCTACCTCTAGCAGAATCTTCCTCGTGTATGAATACGTATCTAATGGAAATTTTCGCGCTTTTCTCTCAG AGAATGCTTCAGAAAGAGTACTTAAGTGGCCAGACCGACTAGCGGTTTTGATAGGAGTTGCAAAAGCTGTACACTTTCTACACTCGGGAGTGATCCCAGCTTCTTCTAGCAACCGTTTAAAGACAAACAACATATTGCTTGATGATTATCGAATCGCAAAGTTGAGTGATTATGGAATGTCTGTCATCACAGGAGAACTAGAAAAACTTGAG GCAAAGGGAGATGGATCTAAATCATG GCGTTTAAAGAAGCTAGCGGACGATGTGTATGATTTTGGGTTCATTTTGCTCGAAGCACTTGTGGGCCCGGTAGTAAGTGGCAAAGGCGAAGCGTTTTTGCTAAACGAAATG ACCTCTTTTGGAAGCCAAGATGGGAGACAACGAATTGTGGATCCGATCGTGTTGACAACATGCTCTCAAGAGTCTTTATCGATTGTGATATCGATCACAAACAAATGTATATCGCCTGAACCAACAAACCGACCATCTTTCGAGGATGTGTTGTGGAACTTGCAGTATGCTGCTCAAGTACAAACCACAGCCGATCTTGACTTGAAATCAGATGGTGCATCACTATGTTAA